One segment of Paramormyrops kingsleyae isolate MSU_618 chromosome 8, PKINGS_0.4, whole genome shotgun sequence DNA contains the following:
- the cav4b gene encoding caveolin-2: MMSEEYLVECKIDDDQERLQQTPPPPPQFSSISNPPYLSQYETRDPYSINQHLKVEFSDVLAEPASTRSADRVWIYSSISFETARIWSYRCLSALFAVPVSLLSGCLFAWLACLHIWCAMPCVQLCNTCLPCLRSLWLSVVNIFITPFCSSVSRCCSGLYVSLSKD; the protein is encoded by the exons ATGATGTCAGAAGAATACCTGGTGGAGTGTAAGATTGATGACGACCAGGAAAGGCTGCAGCAAACCCCGCCCCCACCTCCACAATTCTCCTCAATCTCGAACCCACCCTACCTTTCTCAGTATGAGACCAGAGACCCCTACAGCATCAATCAGCACCTGAAG GTAGAGTTCAGCGACGTTCTGGCAGAGCCAGCCTCCACTCGCAGTGCTGACCGTGTGTGGATCTACAGCAGCATCAGCTTTGAGACGGCCCGCATCTGGAGCTACCGCTGCCTGTCTGCGCTCTTCGCCGTGCCCGTCTCGCTGCTATCCGGCTGCCTGTTTGCCTGGCTCGCCTGCCTACACATCTG gtgcgCCATGCCCTGCGTCCAGCTGTGTAacacctgcctgccctgccttcGTTCCCTCTGGCTCAGCGTGGTCAACATCTTCATCACCCCCTTCTGCTCATCTGTGTCTCGCTGCTGCAGCGGCCTCTATGTCTCGCTCTCTAAGGACTGA
- the LOC111837508 gene encoding optineurin isoform X1, which yields MKLGPLRLDFISQRQQHFGWTTKHEMSEEVGRGIPPVAGRIVRTRSNFMQSKAKPPVLGWDNRRTRTRRRPNWRSRTTRAQAPTYDHRWLWIMVQPQAQTGSTLQWEMAGGDGVGSGGQGSLRVPPELAENEVVSRLFTDNHQLREALRRSNVALRERCEDMEKWQQLSRKEKEFLTCRFQEAKALVERLSQEKQDLWSQLNQTDPRAQAGSPILPQTNNLNCLEKLEDREGKEEDRTSQQTPPESVAYSSVCSSVSTVFPSLAESLTPPEGEAWGEGEGGAGSKPADGSNQFLKLLKSHKEKLEENLRELRDQKKELEVQKEKVELERDRLLSTNEQLQQKLMQMQGGSVTEETVQQSPACAEDSDTSQVAKLMEELQITQSRCSELQEKYDSLQKTTAQLDKTEARLKQRDKEFEQITKDSEALKAQVTSLLGELHERQSCLDKSEVEGRLLQERLTAKTEALQIKERDMETMKKQHSVTVDQLRLQNENKETALKTERMLVTEEKRKLAQLQQAYTQLFTDYDTKLRNGGEVEDKLREAEMALVMKQDLIDKLKEELEQQRMSLETVPVLAAQAEIFKADFLAEREARETLNQRKEELQEQLNKAVAEIDLLKVGVTSRARMEEMQQRHMGEYRALPTSGGMVSEELPDYRCPKCQYQAPDIDTLQIHVMDCIQ from the exons ATGAAGTT AGGGCCGCTTCGGCTGGACTTCATTTCCCAGCGGCAGCAGCACTTCGGCTGGACGACGAAACACGAAATGAGTGAGGAAGTAGGAAGGGGAATTCCTCCAGTAGCAGGACGAATCGTCAGAACGCGCAGCAACTTCATGCAGTCCAA AGCAAAGCCTCCCGTTTTGGGCTGGGATAACCGGCGGACCAGGACTCGGCGCCGACCGAACTGGCGGAGCCGGACAACCCGAGCGCAGGCGCCGACCTACGATCATCGCTGGCTTTG GATTATGGTTCAGCCCCAGGCTCAGACGGGCAGTACCTTGCAGTGGGAGATGGCAGGGGGAGATGGCGTGGGCTCCGGCGGGCAGGGGTCGCTCCGGGTGCCGCCCGAGCTGGCGGAGAACGAGGTTGTCAGCAGGCTTTTCACGGACAATCACCAACTCAGAG AAGCCTTGAGAAGGAGTAATGTGGCTCTCAGGGAGAGATGCGAAGATATGGAGAAATGGCAGCAGCTATCCAGGAAGGAGAAGGAGTTCCTCACCTGCCGGTTCCAGGAGGCCAAGGCGCTGGTGGAAAGGCTGTCCCAGGAAAAGCAGGACTTATGGAGCCAGCTTAACCAGACGGACCCTCGTGCCCAGGCAGGAAGCCCCATTCTGCCGCAGACAAACAATCTCAATTGTCTTGAG AAATTGGAGGACAGGGAGGGAAAAGAAGAGGATAGGACCAGTCAGCAGACACCCCCAGAGAGTGTG GCCTACTCCAGTGTCTGTAGCTCCGTCAGCACAGTCTTCCCAAGCCTAGCGGAGAGTCTGACTCCTCCGGAAGGGGAGgcctggggagagggagagggtggGGCAGGGAGCAAG CCCGCAGATGGCTCCAATCAGTTTCTGAAGCTGCTGAAGAGCCACAAAGAGAAGCTGGAGGAGAACCTGCGGGAGCTGCGGGACCagaagaaggagctggaggtgcAGAAGGAGAAGGTTGAGTTGGAACGGGACCGGCTGCTGAGCACCAatgagcagctgcagcagaaacTGATGCAAATGCAG GGGGGCAGCGTCACTGAGGAGACTGTACAGCAGTCACCCGCATGCGCTGAGGACTCTGACAC gTCTCAGGTGGCCAAGCTCATGGAGGAGTTACAGATCACACAGTCCCG ATGCAGTGAGCTTCAAGAGAAGTACGACTCTCTCCAAAAGACCACAGCCCAGCTGGACAAAACGGAAGCTCGGCTGAAGCAGAGGGACAAGGAATTTGAGCAG ATAACCAAAGACAGCGAGGCTCTGAAGGCCCAGGTGACCTCGCTGCTGGGGGAGCTTCATGAGCGACAGAGCTGCCTGGACAAGAGCGAAGTGGAGGGCCGGCTGCTGCAGGAGAG GCTCACTGCCAAAACGGAGGCCCTGCAGATCAAGGAGAGGGACATGGAGACCATGAAGAAGCAGCACAGTGTCACCGTGGACCAGCTGCGTCTGCAGAATGAGAACAAGGAGACGGCGCTCAAGACAGAGAGGATGTTAGTGACGGAGGAGAA GAGGAAGTTGGCCCAGCTACAGCAAGCCTATACACAGCTGTTCACAGACTATGACACTAAACTTCGGAAC GGGGGCGAGGTGGAGGACAAGTTACGGGAAGCGGAGATGGCTCTAGTCATGAAGCAGGACCTCATCGACAAGCTGaaggaggagctggagcagcagaGGATGTCTCTGGAGACTGTGCCGGTCCTCGCCGCCCAG GCAGAAATTTTCAAGGCGGACTTCCTGGCAGAGCGAGAGGCCAGGGAGACGCTGAACCAGCGTAAGGAAGAGCTGCAGGAGCAGTTGAACAAGGCTGTGGCGGAAATCGATCTACTCAAAGTCGGGGTCACCTCTCG AGCACGCATGGAGGAGATGCAGCAGAGGCATATGGGAGAGTACCGAGCTCTCCCCACTTCAGGAG GAATGGTTTCAGAGGAGTTGCCTGATTATCGTTGCCCGAAATGCCAGTATCAGGCCCCGGATATCGACACCCTGCAGATCCACGTCATGGACTGCATTCAATGA
- the LOC111837508 gene encoding NF-kappa-B essential modulator isoform X2: MKLGPLRLDFISQRQQHFGWTTKHEMSEEVGRGIPPVAGRIVRTRSNFMQSKAKPPVLGWDNRRTRTRRRPNWRSRTTRAQAPTYDHRWLWIMVQPQAQTGSTLQWEMAGGDGVGSGGQGSLRVPPELAENEVVSRLFTDNHQLREALRRSNVALRERCEDMEKWQQLSRKEKEFLTCRFQEAKALVERLSQEKQDLWSQLNQTDPRAQAGSPILPQTNNLNCLEKLEDREGKEEDRTSQQTPPESVPADGSNQFLKLLKSHKEKLEENLRELRDQKKELEVQKEKVELERDRLLSTNEQLQQKLMQMQGGSVTEETVQQSPACAEDSDTSQVAKLMEELQITQSRCSELQEKYDSLQKTTAQLDKTEARLKQRDKEFEQITKDSEALKAQVTSLLGELHERQSCLDKSEVEGRLLQERLTAKTEALQIKERDMETMKKQHSVTVDQLRLQNENKETALKTERMLVTEEKRKLAQLQQAYTQLFTDYDTKLRNGGEVEDKLREAEMALVMKQDLIDKLKEELEQQRMSLETVPVLAAQAEIFKADFLAEREARETLNQRKEELQEQLNKAVAEIDLLKVGVTSRARMEEMQQRHMGEYRALPTSGGMVSEELPDYRCPKCQYQAPDIDTLQIHVMDCIQ, encoded by the exons ATGAAGTT AGGGCCGCTTCGGCTGGACTTCATTTCCCAGCGGCAGCAGCACTTCGGCTGGACGACGAAACACGAAATGAGTGAGGAAGTAGGAAGGGGAATTCCTCCAGTAGCAGGACGAATCGTCAGAACGCGCAGCAACTTCATGCAGTCCAA AGCAAAGCCTCCCGTTTTGGGCTGGGATAACCGGCGGACCAGGACTCGGCGCCGACCGAACTGGCGGAGCCGGACAACCCGAGCGCAGGCGCCGACCTACGATCATCGCTGGCTTTG GATTATGGTTCAGCCCCAGGCTCAGACGGGCAGTACCTTGCAGTGGGAGATGGCAGGGGGAGATGGCGTGGGCTCCGGCGGGCAGGGGTCGCTCCGGGTGCCGCCCGAGCTGGCGGAGAACGAGGTTGTCAGCAGGCTTTTCACGGACAATCACCAACTCAGAG AAGCCTTGAGAAGGAGTAATGTGGCTCTCAGGGAGAGATGCGAAGATATGGAGAAATGGCAGCAGCTATCCAGGAAGGAGAAGGAGTTCCTCACCTGCCGGTTCCAGGAGGCCAAGGCGCTGGTGGAAAGGCTGTCCCAGGAAAAGCAGGACTTATGGAGCCAGCTTAACCAGACGGACCCTCGTGCCCAGGCAGGAAGCCCCATTCTGCCGCAGACAAACAATCTCAATTGTCTTGAG AAATTGGAGGACAGGGAGGGAAAAGAAGAGGATAGGACCAGTCAGCAGACACCCCCAGAGAGTGTG CCCGCAGATGGCTCCAATCAGTTTCTGAAGCTGCTGAAGAGCCACAAAGAGAAGCTGGAGGAGAACCTGCGGGAGCTGCGGGACCagaagaaggagctggaggtgcAGAAGGAGAAGGTTGAGTTGGAACGGGACCGGCTGCTGAGCACCAatgagcagctgcagcagaaacTGATGCAAATGCAG GGGGGCAGCGTCACTGAGGAGACTGTACAGCAGTCACCCGCATGCGCTGAGGACTCTGACAC gTCTCAGGTGGCCAAGCTCATGGAGGAGTTACAGATCACACAGTCCCG ATGCAGTGAGCTTCAAGAGAAGTACGACTCTCTCCAAAAGACCACAGCCCAGCTGGACAAAACGGAAGCTCGGCTGAAGCAGAGGGACAAGGAATTTGAGCAG ATAACCAAAGACAGCGAGGCTCTGAAGGCCCAGGTGACCTCGCTGCTGGGGGAGCTTCATGAGCGACAGAGCTGCCTGGACAAGAGCGAAGTGGAGGGCCGGCTGCTGCAGGAGAG GCTCACTGCCAAAACGGAGGCCCTGCAGATCAAGGAGAGGGACATGGAGACCATGAAGAAGCAGCACAGTGTCACCGTGGACCAGCTGCGTCTGCAGAATGAGAACAAGGAGACGGCGCTCAAGACAGAGAGGATGTTAGTGACGGAGGAGAA GAGGAAGTTGGCCCAGCTACAGCAAGCCTATACACAGCTGTTCACAGACTATGACACTAAACTTCGGAAC GGGGGCGAGGTGGAGGACAAGTTACGGGAAGCGGAGATGGCTCTAGTCATGAAGCAGGACCTCATCGACAAGCTGaaggaggagctggagcagcagaGGATGTCTCTGGAGACTGTGCCGGTCCTCGCCGCCCAG GCAGAAATTTTCAAGGCGGACTTCCTGGCAGAGCGAGAGGCCAGGGAGACGCTGAACCAGCGTAAGGAAGAGCTGCAGGAGCAGTTGAACAAGGCTGTGGCGGAAATCGATCTACTCAAAGTCGGGGTCACCTCTCG AGCACGCATGGAGGAGATGCAGCAGAGGCATATGGGAGAGTACCGAGCTCTCCCCACTTCAGGAG GAATGGTTTCAGAGGAGTTGCCTGATTATCGTTGCCCGAAATGCCAGTATCAGGCCCCGGATATCGACACCCTGCAGATCCACGTCATGGACTGCATTCAATGA
- the LOC111837508 gene encoding optineurin isoform X4: MKLGPLRLDFISQRQQHFGWTTKHEMSEEVGRGIPPVAGRIVRTRSNFMQSKAKPPVLGWDNRRTRTRRRPNWRSRTTRAQAPTYDHRWLWIMVQPQAQTGSTLQWEMAGGDGVGSGGQGSLRVPPELAENEVVSRLFTDNHQLREALRRSNVALRERCEDMEKWQQLSRKEKEFLTCRFQEAKALVERLSQEKQDLWSQLNQTDPRAQAGSPILPQTNNLNCLEKLEDREGKEEDRTSQQTPPESVAYSSVCSSVSTVFPSLAESLTPPEGEAWGEGEGGAGSKPADGSNQFLKLLKSHKEKLEENLRELRDQKKELEVQKEKVELERDRLLSTNEQLQQKLMQMQGGSVTEETVQQSPACAEDSDTSQVAKLMEELQITQSRCSELQEKYDSLQKTTAQLDKTEARLKQRDKEFEQITKDSEALKAQVTSLLGELHERQSCLDKSEVEGRLLQERLTAKTEALQIKERDMETMKKQHSVTVDQLRLQNENKETALKTERMLVTEEKRKLAQLQQAYTQLFTDYDTKLRNGGEVEDKLREAEMALVMKQDLIDKLKEELEQQRMSLETVPVLAAQDTDSQPMGRDPNLGCGKI, from the exons ATGAAGTT AGGGCCGCTTCGGCTGGACTTCATTTCCCAGCGGCAGCAGCACTTCGGCTGGACGACGAAACACGAAATGAGTGAGGAAGTAGGAAGGGGAATTCCTCCAGTAGCAGGACGAATCGTCAGAACGCGCAGCAACTTCATGCAGTCCAA AGCAAAGCCTCCCGTTTTGGGCTGGGATAACCGGCGGACCAGGACTCGGCGCCGACCGAACTGGCGGAGCCGGACAACCCGAGCGCAGGCGCCGACCTACGATCATCGCTGGCTTTG GATTATGGTTCAGCCCCAGGCTCAGACGGGCAGTACCTTGCAGTGGGAGATGGCAGGGGGAGATGGCGTGGGCTCCGGCGGGCAGGGGTCGCTCCGGGTGCCGCCCGAGCTGGCGGAGAACGAGGTTGTCAGCAGGCTTTTCACGGACAATCACCAACTCAGAG AAGCCTTGAGAAGGAGTAATGTGGCTCTCAGGGAGAGATGCGAAGATATGGAGAAATGGCAGCAGCTATCCAGGAAGGAGAAGGAGTTCCTCACCTGCCGGTTCCAGGAGGCCAAGGCGCTGGTGGAAAGGCTGTCCCAGGAAAAGCAGGACTTATGGAGCCAGCTTAACCAGACGGACCCTCGTGCCCAGGCAGGAAGCCCCATTCTGCCGCAGACAAACAATCTCAATTGTCTTGAG AAATTGGAGGACAGGGAGGGAAAAGAAGAGGATAGGACCAGTCAGCAGACACCCCCAGAGAGTGTG GCCTACTCCAGTGTCTGTAGCTCCGTCAGCACAGTCTTCCCAAGCCTAGCGGAGAGTCTGACTCCTCCGGAAGGGGAGgcctggggagagggagagggtggGGCAGGGAGCAAG CCCGCAGATGGCTCCAATCAGTTTCTGAAGCTGCTGAAGAGCCACAAAGAGAAGCTGGAGGAGAACCTGCGGGAGCTGCGGGACCagaagaaggagctggaggtgcAGAAGGAGAAGGTTGAGTTGGAACGGGACCGGCTGCTGAGCACCAatgagcagctgcagcagaaacTGATGCAAATGCAG GGGGGCAGCGTCACTGAGGAGACTGTACAGCAGTCACCCGCATGCGCTGAGGACTCTGACAC gTCTCAGGTGGCCAAGCTCATGGAGGAGTTACAGATCACACAGTCCCG ATGCAGTGAGCTTCAAGAGAAGTACGACTCTCTCCAAAAGACCACAGCCCAGCTGGACAAAACGGAAGCTCGGCTGAAGCAGAGGGACAAGGAATTTGAGCAG ATAACCAAAGACAGCGAGGCTCTGAAGGCCCAGGTGACCTCGCTGCTGGGGGAGCTTCATGAGCGACAGAGCTGCCTGGACAAGAGCGAAGTGGAGGGCCGGCTGCTGCAGGAGAG GCTCACTGCCAAAACGGAGGCCCTGCAGATCAAGGAGAGGGACATGGAGACCATGAAGAAGCAGCACAGTGTCACCGTGGACCAGCTGCGTCTGCAGAATGAGAACAAGGAGACGGCGCTCAAGACAGAGAGGATGTTAGTGACGGAGGAGAA GAGGAAGTTGGCCCAGCTACAGCAAGCCTATACACAGCTGTTCACAGACTATGACACTAAACTTCGGAAC GGGGGCGAGGTGGAGGACAAGTTACGGGAAGCGGAGATGGCTCTAGTCATGAAGCAGGACCTCATCGACAAGCTGaaggaggagctggagcagcagaGGATGTCTCTGGAGACTGTGCCGGTCCTCGCCGCCCAG GACACcgattctcaacccatgggtcgcgacccaaatttgggttgtGGCAAGATCTGA
- the LOC111837508 gene encoding optineurin isoform X3, whose product MKLGPLRLDFISQRQQHFGWTTKHEMSEEVGRGIPPVAGRIVRTRSNFMQSKIMVQPQAQTGSTLQWEMAGGDGVGSGGQGSLRVPPELAENEVVSRLFTDNHQLREALRRSNVALRERCEDMEKWQQLSRKEKEFLTCRFQEAKALVERLSQEKQDLWSQLNQTDPRAQAGSPILPQTNNLNCLEKLEDREGKEEDRTSQQTPPESVAYSSVCSSVSTVFPSLAESLTPPEGEAWGEGEGGAGSKPADGSNQFLKLLKSHKEKLEENLRELRDQKKELEVQKEKVELERDRLLSTNEQLQQKLMQMQGGSVTEETVQQSPACAEDSDTSQVAKLMEELQITQSRCSELQEKYDSLQKTTAQLDKTEARLKQRDKEFEQITKDSEALKAQVTSLLGELHERQSCLDKSEVEGRLLQERLTAKTEALQIKERDMETMKKQHSVTVDQLRLQNENKETALKTERMLVTEEKRKLAQLQQAYTQLFTDYDTKLRNGGEVEDKLREAEMALVMKQDLIDKLKEELEQQRMSLETVPVLAAQAEIFKADFLAEREARETLNQRKEELQEQLNKAVAEIDLLKVGVTSRARMEEMQQRHMGEYRALPTSGGMVSEELPDYRCPKCQYQAPDIDTLQIHVMDCIQ is encoded by the exons ATGAAGTT AGGGCCGCTTCGGCTGGACTTCATTTCCCAGCGGCAGCAGCACTTCGGCTGGACGACGAAACACGAAATGAGTGAGGAAGTAGGAAGGGGAATTCCTCCAGTAGCAGGACGAATCGTCAGAACGCGCAGCAACTTCATGCAGTCCAA GATTATGGTTCAGCCCCAGGCTCAGACGGGCAGTACCTTGCAGTGGGAGATGGCAGGGGGAGATGGCGTGGGCTCCGGCGGGCAGGGGTCGCTCCGGGTGCCGCCCGAGCTGGCGGAGAACGAGGTTGTCAGCAGGCTTTTCACGGACAATCACCAACTCAGAG AAGCCTTGAGAAGGAGTAATGTGGCTCTCAGGGAGAGATGCGAAGATATGGAGAAATGGCAGCAGCTATCCAGGAAGGAGAAGGAGTTCCTCACCTGCCGGTTCCAGGAGGCCAAGGCGCTGGTGGAAAGGCTGTCCCAGGAAAAGCAGGACTTATGGAGCCAGCTTAACCAGACGGACCCTCGTGCCCAGGCAGGAAGCCCCATTCTGCCGCAGACAAACAATCTCAATTGTCTTGAG AAATTGGAGGACAGGGAGGGAAAAGAAGAGGATAGGACCAGTCAGCAGACACCCCCAGAGAGTGTG GCCTACTCCAGTGTCTGTAGCTCCGTCAGCACAGTCTTCCCAAGCCTAGCGGAGAGTCTGACTCCTCCGGAAGGGGAGgcctggggagagggagagggtggGGCAGGGAGCAAG CCCGCAGATGGCTCCAATCAGTTTCTGAAGCTGCTGAAGAGCCACAAAGAGAAGCTGGAGGAGAACCTGCGGGAGCTGCGGGACCagaagaaggagctggaggtgcAGAAGGAGAAGGTTGAGTTGGAACGGGACCGGCTGCTGAGCACCAatgagcagctgcagcagaaacTGATGCAAATGCAG GGGGGCAGCGTCACTGAGGAGACTGTACAGCAGTCACCCGCATGCGCTGAGGACTCTGACAC gTCTCAGGTGGCCAAGCTCATGGAGGAGTTACAGATCACACAGTCCCG ATGCAGTGAGCTTCAAGAGAAGTACGACTCTCTCCAAAAGACCACAGCCCAGCTGGACAAAACGGAAGCTCGGCTGAAGCAGAGGGACAAGGAATTTGAGCAG ATAACCAAAGACAGCGAGGCTCTGAAGGCCCAGGTGACCTCGCTGCTGGGGGAGCTTCATGAGCGACAGAGCTGCCTGGACAAGAGCGAAGTGGAGGGCCGGCTGCTGCAGGAGAG GCTCACTGCCAAAACGGAGGCCCTGCAGATCAAGGAGAGGGACATGGAGACCATGAAGAAGCAGCACAGTGTCACCGTGGACCAGCTGCGTCTGCAGAATGAGAACAAGGAGACGGCGCTCAAGACAGAGAGGATGTTAGTGACGGAGGAGAA GAGGAAGTTGGCCCAGCTACAGCAAGCCTATACACAGCTGTTCACAGACTATGACACTAAACTTCGGAAC GGGGGCGAGGTGGAGGACAAGTTACGGGAAGCGGAGATGGCTCTAGTCATGAAGCAGGACCTCATCGACAAGCTGaaggaggagctggagcagcagaGGATGTCTCTGGAGACTGTGCCGGTCCTCGCCGCCCAG GCAGAAATTTTCAAGGCGGACTTCCTGGCAGAGCGAGAGGCCAGGGAGACGCTGAACCAGCGTAAGGAAGAGCTGCAGGAGCAGTTGAACAAGGCTGTGGCGGAAATCGATCTACTCAAAGTCGGGGTCACCTCTCG AGCACGCATGGAGGAGATGCAGCAGAGGCATATGGGAGAGTACCGAGCTCTCCCCACTTCAGGAG GAATGGTTTCAGAGGAGTTGCCTGATTATCGTTGCCCGAAATGCCAGTATCAGGCCCCGGATATCGACACCCTGCAGATCCACGTCATGGACTGCATTCAATGA
- the LOC111837508 gene encoding optineurin isoform X5, with amino-acid sequence MVQPQAQTGSTLQWEMAGGDGVGSGGQGSLRVPPELAENEVVSRLFTDNHQLREALRRSNVALRERCEDMEKWQQLSRKEKEFLTCRFQEAKALVERLSQEKQDLWSQLNQTDPRAQAGSPILPQTNNLNCLEKLEDREGKEEDRTSQQTPPESVAYSSVCSSVSTVFPSLAESLTPPEGEAWGEGEGGAGSKPADGSNQFLKLLKSHKEKLEENLRELRDQKKELEVQKEKVELERDRLLSTNEQLQQKLMQMQGGSVTEETVQQSPACAEDSDTSQVAKLMEELQITQSRCSELQEKYDSLQKTTAQLDKTEARLKQRDKEFEQITKDSEALKAQVTSLLGELHERQSCLDKSEVEGRLLQERLTAKTEALQIKERDMETMKKQHSVTVDQLRLQNENKETALKTERMLVTEEKRKLAQLQQAYTQLFTDYDTKLRNGGEVEDKLREAEMALVMKQDLIDKLKEELEQQRMSLETVPVLAAQAEIFKADFLAEREARETLNQRKEELQEQLNKAVAEIDLLKVGVTSRARMEEMQQRHMGEYRALPTSGGMVSEELPDYRCPKCQYQAPDIDTLQIHVMDCIQ; translated from the exons ATGGTTCAGCCCCAGGCTCAGACGGGCAGTACCTTGCAGTGGGAGATGGCAGGGGGAGATGGCGTGGGCTCCGGCGGGCAGGGGTCGCTCCGGGTGCCGCCCGAGCTGGCGGAGAACGAGGTTGTCAGCAGGCTTTTCACGGACAATCACCAACTCAGAG AAGCCTTGAGAAGGAGTAATGTGGCTCTCAGGGAGAGATGCGAAGATATGGAGAAATGGCAGCAGCTATCCAGGAAGGAGAAGGAGTTCCTCACCTGCCGGTTCCAGGAGGCCAAGGCGCTGGTGGAAAGGCTGTCCCAGGAAAAGCAGGACTTATGGAGCCAGCTTAACCAGACGGACCCTCGTGCCCAGGCAGGAAGCCCCATTCTGCCGCAGACAAACAATCTCAATTGTCTTGAG AAATTGGAGGACAGGGAGGGAAAAGAAGAGGATAGGACCAGTCAGCAGACACCCCCAGAGAGTGTG GCCTACTCCAGTGTCTGTAGCTCCGTCAGCACAGTCTTCCCAAGCCTAGCGGAGAGTCTGACTCCTCCGGAAGGGGAGgcctggggagagggagagggtggGGCAGGGAGCAAG CCCGCAGATGGCTCCAATCAGTTTCTGAAGCTGCTGAAGAGCCACAAAGAGAAGCTGGAGGAGAACCTGCGGGAGCTGCGGGACCagaagaaggagctggaggtgcAGAAGGAGAAGGTTGAGTTGGAACGGGACCGGCTGCTGAGCACCAatgagcagctgcagcagaaacTGATGCAAATGCAG GGGGGCAGCGTCACTGAGGAGACTGTACAGCAGTCACCCGCATGCGCTGAGGACTCTGACAC gTCTCAGGTGGCCAAGCTCATGGAGGAGTTACAGATCACACAGTCCCG ATGCAGTGAGCTTCAAGAGAAGTACGACTCTCTCCAAAAGACCACAGCCCAGCTGGACAAAACGGAAGCTCGGCTGAAGCAGAGGGACAAGGAATTTGAGCAG ATAACCAAAGACAGCGAGGCTCTGAAGGCCCAGGTGACCTCGCTGCTGGGGGAGCTTCATGAGCGACAGAGCTGCCTGGACAAGAGCGAAGTGGAGGGCCGGCTGCTGCAGGAGAG GCTCACTGCCAAAACGGAGGCCCTGCAGATCAAGGAGAGGGACATGGAGACCATGAAGAAGCAGCACAGTGTCACCGTGGACCAGCTGCGTCTGCAGAATGAGAACAAGGAGACGGCGCTCAAGACAGAGAGGATGTTAGTGACGGAGGAGAA GAGGAAGTTGGCCCAGCTACAGCAAGCCTATACACAGCTGTTCACAGACTATGACACTAAACTTCGGAAC GGGGGCGAGGTGGAGGACAAGTTACGGGAAGCGGAGATGGCTCTAGTCATGAAGCAGGACCTCATCGACAAGCTGaaggaggagctggagcagcagaGGATGTCTCTGGAGACTGTGCCGGTCCTCGCCGCCCAG GCAGAAATTTTCAAGGCGGACTTCCTGGCAGAGCGAGAGGCCAGGGAGACGCTGAACCAGCGTAAGGAAGAGCTGCAGGAGCAGTTGAACAAGGCTGTGGCGGAAATCGATCTACTCAAAGTCGGGGTCACCTCTCG AGCACGCATGGAGGAGATGCAGCAGAGGCATATGGGAGAGTACCGAGCTCTCCCCACTTCAGGAG GAATGGTTTCAGAGGAGTTGCCTGATTATCGTTGCCCGAAATGCCAGTATCAGGCCCCGGATATCGACACCCTGCAGATCCACGTCATGGACTGCATTCAATGA